Part of the uncultured Cohaesibacter sp. genome is shown below.
ACCGCGCGTTTCCACAAGGCTCTTGATAACAGCAGCCAGCGGTCGGATCTGGAGCGGATTTTTGCCGAACTGGCGACCCTTGCTCCGGAAATCTCGTGGCTCGACAATGCCATGGCGAGCGACGAGCTTGGAGCAGAGGATCTTGCTCGCCTCAATGGTGTCGCCATGCGCGTCGCCCGGCAGATCACCTTTTTGACTGCGGCTTCTGTTGGCAAGTATGGGCAGGATTCCTATGGCTCGTCCAAGCTGTTGCAGCCGGTTCCGCTTCTGAGCTGTCTTGAAGACTATGAGGCTGCGGAGAAGGGGGGCTGGGACGAGTATTTGCTCTGGACCAAGCTCATCCAGTTGAGGCACCAGATCACCGATGCCATCGAGATCGCCCGTAACACCATTGCCGATTGCCGCGCTCTGTTCGAGCAAGCCGGATACGGAAAGGGCTGAGCGATGGAAATTCAGGTTCTGAACCCCTCCAGCCGAACCGATACCGGCATTACCGAAGATCTGCAGAAGAGCCTTCACTGGCTTCAAGGACCATGGATGCCGCAAGTTCGTTGCCTGACGCTGGAAGACGGGCCATGTGGTATTTCGACGGCGCGGGACAGCGATGCGGCAGCACCTGCGGTGATCGAACATATCGAACGGGAGAGCGGGAAGGCCGATGTGGCGGGTTTTGTCGTGGCATGCTTCTCCGACCCTGGTGTATTTGCTGCCAGAGGCATCACCAAAAAGCCGGTTGTCGGCATCGGGGAAGCGGGATTTGCTGCCGCTCTTGCTCTCGGGGACCGTTTCGGAACCATCTCTGTTTCAAAGGGTGGTCTCAAGAAGCTGGGACGTCAGGTTCGGCATGCGGGTGTTTCCAGTCGCCATGCCGGCCATCGCGATCTTGGGCTCGACTATGGCGATCTGCAATATCCCGACAGGGTAATGGACGCACTTCGGAAGATGGCAATTGCCTTGCGCAATGAGGATGGAGCAGACGTTGTCCTGTTGGCCGGGGCTGGTCTCGCCCGCTATGTTCCGGGCCTTATGGCGGACACCGGCATGCAGGTGATTGATCCGGTGCCAGCGGCAGTTTCCCTTGTTCTTGGTCAGTTGCAACAGCTGGCCTACGGTCATGAAACGGATGCAAAGGATTGAGGCAATGGACAGCTATCTGATCAAAAGTCAGGATACCTACAGCCCCGATCCTCTCGGTGCTTGTGATCTGCTTGTGGTTGGCGAGAAAATCGTCCGTATGGGGCCGGATCTTGGCGGGCTTGCTG
Proteins encoded:
- a CDS encoding aspartate/glutamate racemase family protein gives rise to the protein MEIQVLNPSSRTDTGITEDLQKSLHWLQGPWMPQVRCLTLEDGPCGISTARDSDAAAPAVIEHIERESGKADVAGFVVACFSDPGVFAARGITKKPVVGIGEAGFAAALALGDRFGTISVSKGGLKKLGRQVRHAGVSSRHAGHRDLGLDYGDLQYPDRVMDALRKMAIALRNEDGADVVLLAGAGLARYVPGLMADTGMQVIDPVPAAVSLVLGQLQQLAYGHETDAKD